DNA from Leptolyngbya sp. FACHB-261:
ATCCTGTTCTTGGGTGGTTGGAGCTTCCCTGTTCCTGTGGAGCAAATTGCAGGCTGGTTGGGTGTCAGCGAAGGGAGCGGTGTTTGGCAGTTTATTGCGGCTACCATCGGCATCGGTATGGTGTTGCTCAAGACCTACCTCTTTATCTTCCTGGCAATCTTGATGCGCTGGACTCTGCCACGTGTCCGCATCGACCAACTGCTAGACCTGGGTTGGAAGTTTTTGCTGCCCATTGGGCTCGTAAATTTGTTGCTGACAGCTGCCTTAAAACTGGCGTTTCCAGTTGCGTTCGGCGGTTGACCCCCTTGCCTTCCTGAGAGCACCCTTCGAGAACACAACCTCTTTTAGCCTTTTGACATATGTTGAAGTTTCTGGAGAAAGTGGGCAGTTACGCCCGTGAGACAGTCCAGGCCGCCAGGTACATTGGTCAAGGGCTTTCGGTCACCTTCGACCATTTGCGCCGACGTCCTGTCTCAGTGCAGTACCCTTACGAAAAGCTCATTCCCTCTGAGCGTTTCCGGGGCCGCATTCACTTTGAATTTGACAAGTGCATTTCTTGCGAAGTCTGCGTGCGCGTATGTCCGATCAACCTGCCGGTTGTGGATTGGGAATACAACAAAGACACCAAGAAAAAGCAACTCAAGCACTACAGCATTGACTTCGGTGTATGCATTTTCTGCGGCAACTGTGTGGAGTACTGCCCCACCAATTGCCTGTCCATGACCGAAGAATACGAACTCTCGGTTTACGACCGCCACGAACTAAACTTCGACAACGTGGCAATGGGACGCCTGCCCTACAAGGTGACGGAAGACCCAATGGTGACTCCGATCCGAGAGTTTGCTTATCTGCCCAAGGGAGTGGTAGACGGCCACGAAGTGCCTTACACAGCCCGCCGCGCTGGTCTGCGCCCCGAGGAAATTCTGGAGCAGGAGAACAAGAGTTAAACCTTTGCCGTTAACCCCTTTGGTTTAAGCCCTTAACGGCAAAGGCCTTTGTAGCGGATTGCCTACTCCGATTGCCCTACTCCAATTGACTTTCATTGAAGGAAGCTGAACTCCCGTGAATCTTGCTGAAGGTGTCCAGAACGTTTCATTTGCCATCCTGGCAGTCATGATGCTTGGAGCAGCGCTGGGCGTTGTGCTGCTCCCTAACATCGTCCACTCGGCGTTTCTGCTGGGTGGTGTGTTCATCAGCCTGGCCGGCTTGTATCTCCTGCTCAATGCTGACTTTGTTGCTGCCGCTCAGGTGTTGATTTACGTTGGGGCAGTCAACGTCTTGATCTTGTTTGCGATCATGCTGGTTAATCGCCGCGAGCCCTACACTGTTGTGCGCTGGGGCTGGCTGAGAAGTGGGGCCACAGTCTCGGTTTGTATCGGTTTATTTGCCTTCCTGGGCTCGATGATTTTCTCGACTCATTGGGCACTTAAGCCAATTGTGGCGTTACCCTCGACAGTTTCAGTCATTGGCATTCACTTCTTCACCGACTTTCTGCTGCCTTTTGAAGTAGCTTCGATTTTGCTACTGATTGCTTTAGTGGGTGCAATTGTGCTGGCGCGTCGCGAGTACTTGC
Protein-coding regions in this window:
- a CDS encoding NADH-quinone oxidoreductase subunit J, encoding MNLAEGVQNVSFAILAVMMLGAALGVVLLPNIVHSAFLLGGVFISLAGLYLLLNADFVAAAQVLIYVGAVNVLILFAIMLVNRREPYTVVRWGWLRSGATVSVCIGLFAFLGSMIFSTHWALKPIVALPSTVSVIGIHFFTDFLLPFEVASILLLIALVGAIVLARREYLPDEATGEEFELVERPRDPVAALAEAIESPLERPIGRI
- the ndhI gene encoding NAD(P)H-quinone oxidoreductase subunit I, whose protein sequence is MLKFLEKVGSYARETVQAARYIGQGLSVTFDHLRRRPVSVQYPYEKLIPSERFRGRIHFEFDKCISCEVCVRVCPINLPVVDWEYNKDTKKKQLKHYSIDFGVCIFCGNCVEYCPTNCLSMTEEYELSVYDRHELNFDNVAMGRLPYKVTEDPMVTPIREFAYLPKGVVDGHEVPYTARRAGLRPEEILEQENKS